The Gordonia sp. KTR9 genome contains a region encoding:
- a CDS encoding AAA family ATPase yields MRLHRLRVRAFGPFAEEITVDFDDLGGDGLFLLHGQTGAGKTTVLDAVAFALFGRVPGVRDVNRRLHSDHAAADEVPEVELEATIASRRLRITRSPEHERPKKRGDGTRRVNARATLTWVDGSGPDLTRIPEIGDAVVRLLGMSADQFFQVVLLPQGDFARFLRAHSDEREALLERLFDTERFGDLEEWLRERSRESAATLTDQTAVLDRIAGQIVAVGGAEPIAEPDFDWAQECLERARVAAERTLVESGAAQAAADQAQAAYEGGSRVAELRRRGHAATERLARLAEGEQALADAGRARRLALRAAPIVPLADDSDRAVRDLTAAEQAVADARAELGRLPEGEILCAVDTGEDLDALLDAAIDRWTEESGRWEPLTERVAQRPALVTEIDALDATISDAERRVAQTRESLEAAPGRRAEAAGALRAAEDLRLQAPKLRAERDGLRRVRDALTDRDEVLVRLVAAEKDLLDARDAHAAARERVLDARERRLAGMAVELAGELVDGEACVVCGSVAHPRPATAAGPVETVADEEEAAEAEERASAMKAIAQSAVAALGERRVHLDAVIGGADPEAVDADLARVSADLAAAERAASRVPALQKAVDRVDAEIDAWRTTIADTESAQSARRERLNSLRQNLTELDSAVREATGGRGGVAERRRELAELVRRTRRLRDARQEAARARDRVAGATARLSAACLDAGFDDVAAVRAAFAPDTQIAAWDTMLQEASSLRAAAEETLADDDVRAAMSAPEPDLERLTVEREAARRRLETAAKEHAVTARQVTGLEEYVTQFWAALDALAPMQERHAELQGLAELVSGRGQNSRRMSLRSYVLAARLDEVLVAASGRLREMSSGRYEFVHTDAAGVRGRRGGLGIEVRDEYTGALRATTTLSGGETFFASLALALGLADVVSAESGGRVLDTIFIDEGFGTLDPEALDLVMGVLDDLRTGGRVVGVVSHVDELRARIPAQLHVLRGEHGSSVRVQSPLGVS; encoded by the coding sequence ATGAGGCTGCACCGCTTGCGCGTCCGTGCGTTCGGTCCGTTCGCCGAGGAGATCACCGTCGACTTCGACGACCTCGGCGGTGACGGACTGTTCCTGTTGCACGGACAGACCGGCGCGGGTAAGACCACGGTCCTCGATGCTGTCGCCTTCGCGCTGTTCGGGAGGGTCCCGGGCGTGCGCGACGTCAACCGGCGACTGCATTCGGATCACGCAGCGGCCGACGAGGTCCCGGAGGTCGAGCTGGAGGCGACGATTGCGTCCCGGCGGCTCCGGATCACGCGCTCGCCCGAGCACGAGCGACCCAAGAAGCGCGGGGACGGCACCCGCAGGGTGAACGCTCGGGCGACGCTGACGTGGGTCGACGGGTCGGGGCCCGACCTGACCCGTATCCCCGAGATCGGTGACGCGGTGGTACGGCTGCTGGGCATGAGTGCCGACCAGTTCTTCCAGGTCGTGCTGCTGCCCCAGGGCGACTTCGCGCGGTTTCTGCGGGCGCACTCCGACGAGCGGGAAGCGTTGCTGGAGAGGCTGTTCGACACCGAACGATTCGGTGACCTGGAGGAGTGGCTGCGCGAACGGTCTCGGGAGAGCGCGGCCACGCTGACCGATCAGACCGCGGTGCTCGACCGGATCGCCGGCCAGATCGTCGCGGTCGGCGGTGCCGAGCCGATCGCCGAGCCCGACTTCGACTGGGCGCAGGAATGTCTTGAGCGTGCGCGGGTGGCCGCGGAACGCACCCTCGTCGAATCGGGTGCGGCGCAGGCCGCGGCAGACCAGGCCCAGGCCGCGTACGAGGGCGGGAGCCGGGTCGCCGAGCTGCGACGCCGGGGGCATGCGGCCACCGAGCGCCTCGCCCGGCTTGCCGAGGGTGAGCAGGCGCTTGCGGACGCGGGCCGGGCACGCCGCCTCGCTCTGCGGGCCGCACCGATCGTTCCGCTCGCCGACGACTCCGATCGTGCGGTGCGCGATCTGACGGCCGCAGAGCAGGCCGTTGCGGATGCCCGCGCCGAACTGGGCCGGTTGCCGGAGGGCGAGATCCTGTGTGCCGTCGACACGGGCGAGGACCTCGACGCGCTCCTGGATGCGGCCATTGACCGCTGGACCGAGGAATCGGGGCGCTGGGAACCGCTTACCGAACGGGTCGCGCAGCGGCCTGCGCTGGTCACCGAGATCGATGCACTCGATGCCACCATCTCCGACGCCGAACGCCGGGTCGCGCAGACACGGGAGTCGCTCGAGGCCGCGCCGGGTCGGCGTGCCGAGGCCGCCGGCGCGCTGCGGGCGGCCGAGGACCTTCGCCTGCAGGCCCCGAAGCTGCGGGCCGAGCGTGACGGACTCCGCCGTGTCCGCGACGCCCTGACCGACCGGGACGAGGTGCTGGTCCGGCTCGTCGCCGCCGAGAAGGACCTGCTCGACGCCCGCGATGCTCATGCCGCCGCCCGTGAGCGGGTGCTCGACGCGCGGGAGCGTCGCCTCGCCGGGATGGCGGTGGAGCTGGCCGGCGAACTCGTCGACGGTGAGGCGTGCGTCGTGTGCGGTTCGGTCGCACACCCGCGGCCCGCCACCGCCGCGGGCCCCGTCGAGACGGTCGCCGATGAAGAAGAGGCGGCCGAAGCCGAAGAGCGTGCGAGTGCGATGAAGGCCATCGCCCAATCCGCGGTCGCCGCACTCGGCGAGCGTCGCGTGCATCTCGACGCCGTCATCGGCGGCGCCGACCCCGAGGCCGTCGACGCCGACCTGGCCCGGGTGAGCGCCGATCTAGCGGCCGCCGAGCGTGCCGCGTCACGAGTGCCTGCACTGCAGAAGGCCGTCGATCGGGTCGACGCCGAGATCGACGCATGGCGCACCACCATCGCCGACACCGAGTCGGCCCAGTCCGCCCGGCGCGAGCGCCTGAACTCGTTGCGGCAGAACCTCACCGAGCTCGATTCCGCGGTTCGCGAAGCGACCGGCGGGCGCGGAGGCGTCGCCGAGCGCCGCCGCGAACTCGCCGAACTGGTTCGCCGTACACGTCGTCTCCGCGACGCCCGGCAGGAGGCCGCGCGTGCGCGGGACCGGGTCGCCGGAGCAACGGCCCGGCTGTCCGCGGCCTGCCTCGATGCCGGTTTCGACGATGTCGCCGCGGTTCGCGCGGCGTTCGCCCCGGACACCCAGATCGCGGCGTGGGACACGATGTTGCAGGAGGCGTCGAGTCTGCGCGCCGCGGCGGAGGAGACCCTCGCCGACGACGACGTGCGGGCCGCGATGTCGGCCCCCGAGCCGGATCTCGAACGGCTGACCGTGGAGCGTGAGGCCGCTCGCCGGCGCCTCGAGACCGCGGCGAAGGAACACGCCGTCACCGCTCGACAGGTCACCGGTCTGGAGGAGTACGTCACCCAGTTCTGGGCGGCTCTCGACGCGCTGGCGCCGATGCAGGAACGCCACGCCGAACTCCAGGGATTAGCCGAACTGGTCAGCGGGCGCGGACAGAATTCGCGGCGGATGTCGCTGCGGTCGTATGTGCTGGCCGCACGCCTCGACGAGGTCCTCGTCGCCGCGTCCGGTCGGCTCCGTGAGATGTCCTCGGGTCGTTACGAGTTCGTCCACACCGACGCGGCTGGTGTCCGGGGCCGGCGCGGTGGCCTGGGCATCGAGGTGCGCGACGAGTACACCGGCGCGCTCCGCGCGACGACGACGTTGTCGGGCGGGGAGACGTTCTTCGCGTCGCTGGCTCTCGCGCTCGGACTCGCCGACGTCGTCTCCGCGGAGTCGGGCGGACGGGTGCTCGACACCATCTTCATCGACGAGGGGTTCGGCACCCTCGATCCCGAGGCGCTCGACCTCGTGATGGGCGTCCTGGACGATCTGCGGACCGGTGGGCGCGTCGTCGGCGTCGTGAGCCACGTCGACGAACTGCGGGCGCGAATCCCGGCCCAGCTGCACGTCTTGCGCGGCGAGCACGGGTCGTCGGTGCGCGTGCAGAGCCCCCTCGGCGTGTCGTGA
- a CDS encoding glutathione S-transferase family protein, with protein sequence MSTETDHSTGSASDPSAASTSEQGSYVMTGEEFVRDTKYIETRITADGRDGYPVEAGRYRLVAARACPWANRTLIVRRLLGLEDAISLGLCGPTHDKDSWTFDLDPGGVDPVLQIPRLKDAYEKRIPGYPKGITVPAIVDVPTGAVVTNDFPQITIDFSLEWTAFHRDGAPELYPERLRDEIDEVSHGVYTEVNNGVYRCGFAGSQEAYDAAYDRLFTKLDELSDRLSTQRYLVGDTITEADVRLFTTLARFDAVYHGHFKCNRSKLSEMPVLWAYARDLFQTPGFGDTTDFTQIKQHYYIVHTDVNPTQIVPKGPDLRGWLTAHHREDLGGRPFGDGTPPGPPRPAEVVPEEDWVPQRMRDRT encoded by the coding sequence ATGAGCACCGAGACCGATCACAGCACCGGGTCCGCGTCCGACCCGAGCGCGGCATCGACGAGCGAACAGGGTTCGTACGTGATGACCGGCGAGGAGTTCGTCCGGGACACGAAGTACATCGAGACACGCATCACCGCCGACGGCCGGGACGGCTATCCGGTGGAGGCCGGCCGGTACCGGCTCGTCGCCGCCAGGGCGTGCCCGTGGGCCAACCGGACACTCATCGTCCGGCGGCTCCTCGGACTCGAGGACGCCATCTCACTCGGTCTCTGCGGTCCCACCCACGACAAGGACTCGTGGACCTTCGATCTCGACCCCGGCGGCGTGGACCCGGTGCTGCAGATCCCCCGGCTCAAGGACGCCTACGAGAAGCGGATCCCCGGCTATCCCAAGGGGATCACCGTGCCCGCGATCGTCGACGTGCCGACCGGAGCGGTCGTCACCAACGACTTCCCGCAGATCACCATCGACTTCTCCCTGGAATGGACCGCCTTCCACCGCGACGGCGCGCCCGAGCTCTACCCCGAGCGTCTACGCGACGAGATCGACGAGGTGAGCCACGGTGTCTACACCGAGGTCAACAACGGCGTGTACCGGTGTGGATTCGCCGGCAGCCAGGAGGCCTACGACGCGGCCTACGACCGGTTGTTCACCAAACTCGACGAGCTGTCGGACCGATTGTCGACGCAGCGCTACCTCGTCGGCGACACCATCACCGAGGCGGACGTGCGCCTGTTCACCACGCTGGCGCGGTTCGACGCGGTCTACCACGGCCACTTCAAATGCAACCGCAGCAAGTTGAGCGAGATGCCGGTCCTGTGGGCCTACGCCCGGGATCTGTTCCAGACACCCGGCTTCGGCGACACCACCGACTTCACGCAGATCAAGCAGCACTACTACATCGTCCACACCGATGTGAACCCCACGCAGATCGTGCCCAAGGGCCCGGACCTGCGCGGCTGGCTCACCGCGCATCATCGCGAAGACCTCGGTGGACGCCCGTTCGGCGACGGCACACCCCCTGGCCCCCCACGACCCGCCGAGGTCGTGCCCGAAGAGGATTGGGTACCCCAGCGCATGAGAGACCGGACATGA
- a CDS encoding HNH endonuclease has product MPIISISVAVERHLLLEVDHIVPVSRGGLSTPENLQTLCWKRNRSKSNRIGAR; this is encoded by the coding sequence ATGCCGATAATCTCGATATCGGTCGCCGTCGAGCGTCACCTGCTTCTTGAGGTCGACCACATTGTGCCGGTGTCAAGAGGTGGCCTGTCGACTCCTGAGAACCTTCAAACCCTGTGCTGGAAGCGCAACCGGTCCAAGTCGAACAGAATTGGTGCGCGCTGA
- a CDS encoding exonuclease SbcCD subunit D, whose protein sequence is MRIVHTSDWHLGRTFHGVELLADQRRALSHLAELVAAESADVVIVAGDVYDRSVPSADAVRVYDEGLAEIAAAGAQIVVTSGNHDSPTRLGAGSGFAAAGGLHLRTSIADIDRPVVLADTHGDVAIYGIPYLEPDTARRHLGVESVGGHTAVLDAAMARVRADLAARRVRSVVVAHAFVSGAAASGSERSISVGGVETVPAETFSGADYVALGHLHSPQRVTDTVRYSGSLLPYSFGERTHRKAALVVDLDARGVAEVRVHELPVVRELSSLTGVLADLLTDDRFGEAQDHYVEVTLTDPVRPTDAMRRLRERFPFAVHVQWERPHSGIGVDYRSRVRGRTDAEIVASFISDVRDEPTKGERVLLERALRAVVGEPESDAAELTLFDIEAIVAESA, encoded by the coding sequence ATGCGCATCGTGCACACCTCCGACTGGCACCTGGGCCGGACGTTCCACGGGGTCGAGCTGCTCGCCGACCAGCGCCGCGCGCTGTCCCACCTGGCCGAGCTCGTCGCCGCGGAGTCCGCGGACGTCGTGATCGTCGCCGGGGACGTCTACGACCGGTCGGTCCCGTCCGCGGACGCGGTCCGGGTCTACGACGAGGGGCTGGCCGAGATCGCCGCTGCGGGAGCGCAGATCGTCGTCACGTCGGGCAATCACGATTCGCCCACCCGCCTCGGTGCCGGCTCCGGGTTCGCGGCCGCCGGCGGACTGCACCTTCGGACTTCGATCGCCGACATCGACCGGCCGGTCGTGCTCGCGGACACCCACGGAGACGTCGCGATCTACGGCATCCCGTATCTCGAACCCGACACCGCCCGCCGCCACCTCGGCGTCGAGTCGGTCGGCGGCCACACCGCCGTGCTCGACGCCGCGATGGCGAGGGTCCGTGCCGACCTCGCCGCCCGCCGGGTGCGGTCCGTGGTGGTGGCGCACGCCTTCGTCAGCGGGGCCGCGGCCTCCGGGTCGGAGCGTTCGATCAGTGTGGGCGGTGTCGAAACCGTTCCCGCCGAGACGTTCTCGGGTGCCGACTACGTCGCGCTCGGTCATCTGCACTCACCGCAGCGCGTCACCGACACCGTCCGCTACAGCGGTTCGCTGCTGCCGTACTCCTTCGGCGAACGAACCCATCGCAAGGCGGCGCTGGTGGTCGATCTCGACGCCCGCGGTGTCGCGGAGGTCCGGGTCCACGAGCTGCCCGTCGTCCGCGAACTCAGTTCTCTCACCGGCGTTCTCGCCGATCTGCTGACCGACGACCGGTTCGGTGAGGCGCAGGACCACTATGTCGAGGTGACGCTGACCGACCCGGTCCGCCCCACCGACGCGATGCGACGCCTACGCGAGCGTTTCCCCTTCGCGGTCCATGTGCAGTGGGAGCGTCCGCACTCCGGCATCGGCGTCGACTATCGGTCCCGTGTGCGTGGGCGCACCGACGCCGAGATCGTCGCCTCGTTCATCTCCGACGTGCGCGACGAACCGACGAAGGGGGAGCGGGTTCTCCTCGAGCGCGCACTCCGCGCCGTCGTCGGCGAACCCGAGTCCGACGCCGCCGAACTGACCCTCTTCGACATCGAGGCGATCGTCGCGGAGTCCGCATGA
- a CDS encoding MFS transporter, whose amino-acid sequence MRSSDATRGENAGTDEMVTTRPWAAMLALCVGFFMILVDMTIVAVAQPRIQADLDTSVNGVVWVTSAYLLTYAVPLLITGRLGDKFGPKTMYQIGLAVFTVASLWCGLSSSIGELIGARALQGVGAALITPQTMALITRIFPAEKRGAAMGVWGTVAGVATLVGPLLGGVLTDAFGWEWIFFINLPVGVVGLILAAVLVPRVETNDHQFDWIGVALSAVGLSALVFGIQEGETFDWDAWIWLLIVGGLVILGVFVYWQSRIRTEPLLPLSLFRDRNFSLSTIGIASMGFAVSGLMIPLTFFLQLVGGMSPTESAVVLVPMAVLTGVLAPFVGRMVDRVHPRTIVSSALLLNAIAIAWLGFVARPETPVWLIVVPLCLMGVASAGIWAPLAATATRNLPWHQAGAGAGVYNTLRVIGSVLGSAMIGALLQTRLAAELPGVDAENAQDGGTGQLPEFLREGFATAMGQSLYLPAAALLIGVVATFFFVRPAHQNVPPQVVDPQAVATDAR is encoded by the coding sequence ATGCGATCGAGCGACGCCACCCGCGGCGAGAACGCGGGCACCGACGAGATGGTCACGACCCGGCCATGGGCCGCGATGCTGGCGCTCTGTGTGGGCTTCTTCATGATCCTCGTCGACATGACGATCGTGGCGGTCGCGCAGCCGCGCATCCAGGCCGATCTCGACACGAGCGTCAACGGCGTCGTCTGGGTCACCAGCGCGTACCTGCTCACCTACGCGGTGCCGCTGCTGATCACCGGCCGGCTGGGCGACAAATTCGGTCCCAAGACGATGTATCAGATCGGTCTCGCGGTGTTCACCGTCGCCAGTCTCTGGTGCGGGCTGTCGTCGTCTATCGGTGAGTTGATCGGGGCGCGCGCCCTGCAGGGTGTCGGCGCGGCCCTCATCACCCCGCAGACGATGGCGCTCATCACGCGCATCTTCCCGGCCGAGAAGCGCGGTGCCGCAATGGGTGTGTGGGGCACCGTCGCCGGTGTCGCGACACTGGTCGGACCATTGCTCGGCGGCGTGCTGACCGACGCGTTCGGCTGGGAGTGGATCTTCTTCATCAACCTGCCGGTCGGCGTCGTCGGCCTCATCCTCGCCGCCGTTCTCGTCCCCCGGGTCGAGACCAACGACCACCAGTTCGACTGGATCGGCGTCGCGCTGTCCGCCGTCGGTCTGTCCGCGCTGGTGTTCGGCATCCAGGAAGGCGAGACCTTCGACTGGGATGCCTGGATCTGGCTCCTCATCGTCGGTGGTCTGGTGATCCTCGGGGTCTTCGTCTACTGGCAGTCCCGGATTCGCACGGAGCCGCTGCTCCCGTTGTCACTGTTCCGCGACCGCAACTTCTCGCTGTCGACGATCGGCATCGCCTCGATGGGTTTCGCGGTGTCGGGGTTGATGATCCCGCTGACCTTCTTCCTCCAGCTCGTCGGCGGGATGTCGCCGACCGAGTCGGCGGTCGTCCTGGTGCCCATGGCCGTGCTGACCGGCGTCCTGGCCCCGTTCGTGGGTCGGATGGTCGACCGCGTCCATCCACGCACGATCGTCTCCTCGGCGTTGTTGCTGAATGCGATCGCCATCGCGTGGCTGGGCTTCGTGGCGCGTCCGGAGACCCCGGTCTGGCTGATCGTCGTCCCGCTGTGCCTGATGGGTGTCGCCTCGGCCGGCATCTGGGCGCCGCTGGCGGCGACGGCCACGCGCAACCTGCCGTGGCACCAGGCCGGCGCCGGTGCCGGTGTGTACAACACGCTGCGGGTCATCGGCTCGGTGTTGGGGTCGGCCATGATCGGGGCGCTCCTGCAGACCCGGCTCGCGGCCGAGCTGCCCGGGGTCGACGCCGAGAACGCGCAGGACGGCGGGACGGGCCAGCTGCCGGAGTTCCTCCGCGAGGGCTTCGCCACCGCGATGGGCCAGTCGCTGTACCTACCGGCAGCCGCGCTGCTGATCGGTGTCGTCGCGACGTTCTTCTTCGTCCGTCCCGCGCACCAGAACGTTCCACCGCAGGTCGTCGACCCGCAGGCCGTCGCCACCGACGCCCGGTAG
- a CDS encoding ABC transporter ATP-binding protein: MGHRRRLHRDPDPGSAPARFVVIAASPPPTPSAAAPGWIRRLVGESWRYRRVVVITMTVTLIAVGVDVLMPLLTKAAIDHATGVVDDGLSLRTIIVALVVLAAIRYACHVGRRVFAGRLAVSVQNSLRLRLLDTLLHLDGRSQHQIRTGQIVSRSITDIQVVQSLLAMAPLSLGAAVQMVVALAIMAYLSPLLTGVALLIVPLIALEVWRTRRRLFAATWSAQQSAADVAQHVEETVTGVRVVKGFGQEERAVDDLVTRCRTVFARRLRAARINSRFAPTLAAIPQLGMVGVIVAGGYLTMTGAITAGTFLAFSTYVATMTGIARLLTNLVVNAQLARAAVERVYDVIDHPHDPGDTATGSLPDGPLGVELAGVAFAHHTHDADDPPAVLSGIDLRIEPGECVAIVGPPGSGKSTIADLVSRFERPDTGTISLLGESTGDDAVRTRYPIDELAPEALHRAVAVVFDEPFLFSDTITANIAMGPGAADPDAADRVRAAATAADAAEFIDALPDGYDTVIGERGLTLSGGQRQRIALARALFADPRVLVLDDATSAVDATTESRILGELRNRRATMLVLAHRRSTLVLADRVAVLDDGRITALGTLAELEATSPRFRELMSSPAHTAPDGHTGPTAVADTAPPLRGPTSADLETLWPSVESDSAEVAARTSVAAGAGSRTGRGGGVASALGSMPATPELQASVDALPPAVEQPEVDVDAARHENPVFTLRGLLAPVRWLLAAALLAIAVDTLVGLAFPSIARAVIDATGHAERSTLVWAALGGVGLVGVGWVAAKSMTITSTTAGERVLFGLRIRSYAHIQRLGLDYYERELSGRIMTRMTTDIDALSTFLQTGLTSAIVAVLTLVGVGVALLVTGPLLGLLVLPVFPLLIAATIVFRRVASRAYTRSRELISVVNADFQENIAGIKTTQTYLRTDSAQTRFARRSAEWVEARMVSQRAIATYFPLIQLMSDIATAIALGVGAGQVASGSLSAGTLVAFVLYLTMLFGPVQQLSQVFDGYQQAAVGLRRIGDLLRTPSSLRTSARAESPPDTGFDGVVDFDRVGFRYEGSSTDALSGVDLHIPAGSSLALVGRTGAGKSTIVKLLARFYDPTSGRVVVDGTDIGDYDLAGYRRRLGLVPQEPHLFTGTVAENIAYGRPGADRVAIVDAAAAVGALRMIAALPGRMNHPIGERGQGLSSGQRQLIALARAELVEPDLLLLDEATATLDQATEAQVLAAGRAVTRHRTSVIVAHRLATAARADAIAVVDGGRIVELGTHEELLALGKRYRGFWDAGVDPDEPAVPDTDAPAPTSARTAAVTVTRATSELTP, encoded by the coding sequence ATGGGTCATCGACGTCGACTTCACCGAGACCCCGACCCCGGATCCGCTCCCGCCCGGTTCGTGGTGATCGCGGCGTCCCCACCGCCCACTCCGTCCGCGGCGGCGCCCGGCTGGATTCGCCGGCTCGTCGGCGAATCGTGGCGATACCGGCGCGTCGTCGTCATCACGATGACCGTGACCCTGATCGCGGTCGGGGTCGACGTGCTCATGCCGCTGCTCACGAAGGCCGCGATCGACCATGCCACCGGCGTCGTCGACGACGGTCTGTCACTGCGGACGATCATCGTCGCGCTGGTCGTCCTCGCCGCCATTCGCTACGCCTGCCATGTCGGCCGGCGGGTGTTCGCCGGACGACTGGCCGTGAGCGTCCAGAACTCGCTGCGACTCCGGCTGCTCGACACCCTGCTGCACCTCGACGGGCGCAGCCAGCACCAGATCCGCACCGGTCAGATCGTGTCCCGGTCCATCACCGACATCCAGGTCGTGCAGAGCCTGCTCGCCATGGCGCCGCTGTCGCTTGGCGCCGCGGTGCAGATGGTCGTGGCGCTGGCGATCATGGCCTATCTGTCGCCGCTGCTGACCGGGGTGGCACTGCTGATCGTCCCGCTGATCGCCCTCGAGGTGTGGCGGACACGGCGTCGCCTGTTCGCCGCGACCTGGTCGGCCCAGCAGTCCGCGGCCGACGTGGCCCAGCACGTCGAGGAGACCGTCACCGGCGTCCGGGTCGTGAAGGGCTTCGGACAGGAAGAGCGCGCCGTCGACGACCTCGTCACCCGGTGCCGGACGGTGTTCGCGCGCCGACTACGGGCCGCGCGGATCAACTCGCGGTTCGCCCCGACGCTGGCCGCCATCCCGCAACTGGGCATGGTCGGGGTGATCGTGGCGGGTGGGTACCTCACGATGACCGGCGCGATCACCGCCGGCACCTTCCTCGCGTTCAGCACCTACGTCGCCACCATGACGGGCATCGCACGCCTCCTGACGAACCTCGTCGTCAACGCGCAACTGGCTCGCGCGGCGGTCGAACGCGTCTACGACGTCATCGACCACCCCCACGATCCGGGCGACACGGCCACCGGCTCACTGCCAGACGGGCCTCTGGGCGTCGAACTGGCCGGCGTGGCGTTCGCCCACCACACACACGACGCCGACGACCCGCCCGCTGTCCTGTCCGGGATCGACCTCCGGATAGAACCGGGCGAGTGTGTGGCGATCGTGGGTCCCCCCGGTTCCGGCAAATCGACCATCGCCGACCTGGTCAGCCGGTTCGAACGCCCCGACACCGGGACGATCTCCCTGCTCGGTGAGAGCACCGGGGACGACGCGGTCCGGACCCGGTACCCCATCGACGAACTGGCACCCGAGGCCCTCCATCGGGCCGTCGCCGTGGTCTTCGACGAGCCGTTCCTGTTCTCGGACACCATCACCGCCAACATCGCCATGGGCCCGGGCGCGGCGGACCCCGATGCCGCCGACCGGGTGCGGGCGGCGGCCACCGCCGCCGACGCCGCAGAATTCATCGACGCGCTCCCCGACGGGTACGACACCGTCATCGGCGAGCGCGGACTCACCCTCTCGGGCGGCCAGCGCCAGCGCATCGCCCTGGCGCGTGCGCTCTTCGCCGATCCCCGCGTCCTCGTGCTCGACGATGCGACATCCGCGGTGGACGCGACCACCGAGTCCCGCATCCTGGGCGAATTGCGCAACCGGCGGGCCACGATGCTCGTCCTCGCCCATCGCCGGTCCACGCTCGTTCTCGCCGATCGCGTCGCCGTGCTCGACGACGGCCGGATCACCGCGCTGGGGACACTCGCCGAGCTCGAGGCGACCTCACCGCGATTCCGCGAGCTGATGTCGAGCCCCGCGCACACGGCCCCCGACGGCCACACGGGACCAACCGCGGTCGCCGACACCGCGCCACCGCTGCGCGGGCCGACCTCAGCCGACCTCGAAACCCTGTGGCCGAGTGTCGAATCCGATTCCGCCGAGGTCGCGGCCCGGACTTCGGTCGCGGCCGGGGCGGGCTCGCGGACCGGTCGCGGCGGCGGCGTCGCCAGCGCCCTCGGTTCGATGCCGGCCACACCCGAACTCCAGGCGTCGGTGGATGCCCTCCCGCCCGCGGTGGAGCAACCCGAGGTCGACGTCGACGCCGCTCGGCACGAGAACCCGGTGTTCACCCTGCGCGGACTTCTGGCGCCGGTCCGGTGGCTGCTCGCCGCCGCGTTGCTGGCCATCGCCGTCGACACCCTCGTCGGTCTGGCCTTCCCGAGCATCGCGCGGGCGGTCATCGACGCGACGGGCCACGCCGAACGGTCGACGCTGGTGTGGGCCGCGCTCGGCGGGGTCGGGCTCGTGGGCGTCGGCTGGGTCGCCGCGAAGTCGATGACCATCACCTCGACCACGGCGGGCGAGCGCGTGCTGTTCGGACTGCGGATCCGCAGCTACGCCCACATCCAGCGGCTGGGACTCGACTACTACGAGCGGGAGCTGTCGGGTCGGATCATGACGCGCATGACGACCGACATCGACGCCTTGTCGACGTTCCTGCAGACGGGGCTCACCTCGGCGATCGTGGCGGTGCTGACCCTCGTCGGCGTCGGGGTCGCACTCCTGGTGACCGGTCCCCTGCTCGGATTGCTGGTGCTACCCGTCTTCCCGCTACTGATCGCCGCGACGATCGTCTTCCGCCGCGTCGCGAGTCGGGCGTACACGCGCTCACGCGAACTGATCAGTGTCGTCAACGCCGACTTCCAGGAGAACATCGCCGGCATCAAGACCACCCAGACCTACCTGCGCACCGACAGCGCCCAGACGCGGTTCGCCCGGCGCTCGGCGGAATGGGTCGAGGCCCGGATGGTGTCGCAGCGGGCGATCGCGACCTACTTTCCGCTGATCCAGCTCATGTCCGACATCGCCACCGCGATCGCGCTCGGTGTCGGCGCCGGTCAGGTGGCGTCGGGCTCGCTCTCGGCGGGCACGCTCGTGGCCTTCGTCCTCTATCTGACGATGCTCTTCGGCCCGGTGCAGCAGCTGTCGCAGGTCTTCGACGGCTACCAGCAGGCGGCGGTGGGTCTCCGGCGCATCGGCGACCTGCTGCGCACGCCGAGCTCGTTGCGCACCTCGGCGCGGGCCGAGTCCCCACCGGACACCGGTTTCGACGGCGTCGTCGACTTCGACCGGGTCGGATTCCGCTACGAGGGCTCCTCGACGGACGCGCTGTCCGGCGTCGACCTGCACATCCCGGCCGGGTCGTCCCTGGCTCTGGTCGGCCGGACCGGTGCCGGGAAGTCGACGATCGTCAAACTCCTGGCCCGCTTCTACGATCCGACCTCCGGGCGCGTCGTCGTCGACGGCACTGACATCGGCGACTACGACCTCGCGGGCTACCGCCGCCGTCTCGGTCTCGTCCCGCAGGAGCCGCACCTGTTCACCGGCACGGTCGCCGAGAACATCGCCTACGGCCGGCCCGGTGCCGATCGGGTCGCGATCGTCGACGCCGCGGCCGCGGTCGGCGCGCTGCGCATGATCGCCGCCCTCCCCGGTCGGATGAACCACCCGATCGGCGAACGCGGCCAGGGGCTGAGTTCGGGGCAGCGCCAGCTCATCGCGCTCGCGCGAGCCGAACTCGTCGAACCCGACCTGCTGCTGCTCGACGAGGCGACCGCGACCCTCGACCAGGCGACCGAGGCCCAGGTGCTCGCCGCCGGGCGCGCGGTGACCCGCCACCGCACCTCCGTGATCGTCGCGCACCGGCTGGCGACCGCCGCCCGCGCCGACGCCATCGCGGTGGTCGACGGTGGGCGGATCGTCGAGCTCGGAACACATGAGGAGTTGCTGGCGTTGGGAAAGAGGTACCGCGGCTTCTGGGATGCCGGTGTCGATCCCGACGAGCCGGCGGTGCCCGACACCGATGCACCGGCTCCGACCAGCGCACGGACCGCCGCTGTGACGGTCACGCGGGCCACCTCGGAACTGACTCCGTAG